The Mauremys mutica isolate MM-2020 ecotype Southern chromosome 1, ASM2049712v1, whole genome shotgun sequence genome has a segment encoding these proteins:
- the LOC123353597 gene encoding olfactory receptor 52E4-like, with protein MSDSNTTEFTNPSTFILLGVPGLEAAHVWISIPFCTMYAIAILGNFTILFIVKMEQSLHEPMYYFLCMLAVTDLVMSTSTLPKMLSIFWFSSREISFSACLTQMYFLHCFSAMESGILVAMAFDRYVAICHPLRHSTTLTDSVLAKIGLAVVLRSGILALPYPFLARRWPYCRTNIIPHSYCEHIAVVNLACADIRISSYYGLFDLFSVIGMDVFFITVSYTQILRAIFRLPTKDARLKTFGTCISHLCAILALYIPDFFSSLTHRFGHNVPLHFLVLIANVYLVVPPVLHPIIYGVRTKQIRGRLLQLFTHKVT; from the coding sequence atgtcagattccaacacaaccgagttcaccaacccctccaccttcatcctgctgggtgttcctggcctggaggctgcccacgtctggatctccatccccttctgcaccatgtacgccatagccatcttggggaacttcactaTTCTGTTCATTGTAAAGATGGAAcaaagcctccatgagcccatgtactatttcctctgcatgctggccgtcaccgacctggtcatgtccacatccaccctgcccaaaatgctgagcatcttctggttcagttccagggagatcagtttcagtgcctgcctcacccagatgtacttccttcactgcttctcagcgatggagtctggaatccttgttgccatggcttttgatcgctacgtagccatctgccatcccctgagacattccactaCCTTGACAGACTCTGTTCTGGCCAAGATAGGCCTGGCTGTGGTGCTGCGTAGTGGCATACTCGCATTACCCTATCCCTTCCTGGCGAggcggtggccatattgcagaaccaacatcatcccccactccTACTGTGAGCACATAGCTGTGGTGAACCTGGCCTGCGCTGACATCCGCATCAGTAGTTACTACGGCCTGTTTGACCTTTTCTCTGTGATCGGAATGGACGTGTTTTTCATCACTGTGTCCTATACTCAGATCCTCCGGGCCATCttccgcctccccacaaaggatgctCGGCTCAAAACTTTTGGAACCTGCATCTCTCACCTTTGTGCTATCTTAGCTTTGTACATCCCAGATTTCTTCTCCTCTCTCACACACCGGTTTGGCCATAATGTGCCATTGCATTTTCTCGTTCTCATTGCCAATGTGTACCTGGTGGTGCCCCCCGTGCTACACCCCATCATCTACGGGGTGAGGACTAAACAAATCCGGGGAAGGCTGCTAcagctctttactcataaagTCACCTAA
- the LOC123368576 gene encoding olfactory receptor 52E4-like yields the protein MSDSNTTDFTNPSTFILLGIPGLEAAHVWISIPFCAMYAIAILGNFTILFIVKREPSLHGPMFYFLCMLAVTDLVMSTSTVPKMLSIFWFNSREISFSACFTQMYFLHSFSEMESGILVAMAFDRYVAICNPLRYSTILTNSVVAKIGLAVVLRNGILALPYPFLASRWPYCRTNIIPHCYCRHMAVVKLACADISISSYYGLFDICSVIGIDVFFIAVSYTLILRAIFRLPTKDARLKTFGTCISHLCATLALYIPDFFSSLTQRFGLNVPLHLRVLIATLYLVVPPVLHPIIYGVRTKQIRGRLLQLLTHKET from the coding sequence atgtcagattccaacacaactgacttcaccaacccctccaccttcatcctgctagGCATTCCTGGTCTTGAggcagcccatgtctggatctccattccTTTCTGTGCTatgtacgccatagccatcttggggaacttcaccatcctgttcatcgtgaagagGGAGCCAAGCCTCCATGGGCCGatgttctatttcctctgcatgctggctgtcaccgaCCTGGTCATGTCCACATCCACcgtgcccaaaatgctgagcatcttctggttcaattccagggagatcagtttcagtgcctgcttcacccagatgtacttcctTCACAGCttctcagagatggagtctggaatccttgtggccatggcttttgatcgctatgtggccatctgcaatCCTCTGAGATATTCCACAATCCTGACAAACTCTGTTGTGGCCAAGATAGGCCTGGCTGTGGTGTTACGCAATGGCATACTCGCATTACCCTACCCCTTCCTGGCAAGCCGATGGCCGTATTGTAGAACCAATATCATCCCCCACTGCTATTGTCGACATATggctgtggtgaagctggcctgcgctgacatcagcatcagtagttactatggccttTTTGATATATGCTCTGTGATCGGAATTGACGTGTTTTTTATCGCCGTGTCCTATACTCTAATCCTTCGGGCCATCTTCCGCCTCCCCACGaaggatgcccggctcaaaacttttgggacttgcatctctcatctttgtgccaCCTTAGCTTTGTACATCCCAGATTTCTTCTCCTCCCTCACGCAGCGGTTTGGTCTCAATGTGCCACTGCATTTACGTGTTCTCATTGCGACTTTGTACCTGGTGGTGCCCCCCGTGCTCCACCCCATCAtttatggggtgaggaccaaacagatccggggcaggctgctccagctccttACTCATAAAGAGACCTAA